From a single Paraburkholderia edwinii genomic region:
- a CDS encoding efflux RND transporter permease subunit — MDFSKFFIDRPIFAVVLSIIIFAVGLIAIPLLPAGEYPEVVPPTVVVHATYPGANPKETAESVATPLEEAINGVEGIMYMKSVSGSDGSLQVVVTFLPGVDPDTAAVRVQNRVSQALSRLPEQVRQFGVTTQKQSPTPLMYVSLYSPDNRYDSLYLRNYLTLRVKDELSRLPGIGDIGLYGSGDYAMRVWLDPNKLNSRGLTSGDVVNAIREQNVQVSAGQLGADPTPAKTDFLTSINVRGRLRTPQEFGDIVIKNGDQGQVVRLSDVARVELAAGDYTMRTFKDLEYSSTIGIFLSPGANSLGVADAVYAKLDELSKNFPPGVAYRAVWDPTIFVRDSIRAVQHTLLEAVVLVVLVVILFLQTWRASIIPLVAVPVSIVGTFAWLYVLGFSINTLTLFGLVLAIGIVVDDAIVVVENVERYINEGLEPREAAHKAMREVSGPIIAIALVLCSVFVPMTFLTGVTGQFYKQFAVTIAISTVISAINSLTLSPALAAKLLRKHGSHDDVVTRVIDKLFGWLFRPFNRFFHSTSERYQFAVAKTFKRRGAVFVVYAALLAITAVLFHNVPGGFIPTQDKLYLFAGAKLPEGASLERTDKVTRKIIELAHTVEGVDLVTGYAGFNALQTVNTPNLTATYVVLKPFDQRKRGAAEINAELSRKFAQIQDGFAYALMPPPIQGLGNGSGYSLYLEDRAGLGYGALQNALDTFRAAVAKTPGMTYPVSSYQANIPQLEVRIDRVKAKAQGVALSDLFDTLQTYLGSVYVNDFNQFGRVYRVMVQADTQYRQHAADIANLRTRNSQGEMVPIGSMVSIVPTYGPDPVMRYNGYPAADLIGDADPRVLSSGEVIDKLNEIAKEVLPRGIELEYTDLSYQQVTQSNAAVIVFPLAVMLAYLVLAALYESWTLPLAVILMVPVCMCAALVGVWLTGGDNNVFVQVGLVVLMGLACKNAILIVEFARELEIQGKPLVAAALEACRLRLRPIVMTSIAFIAGSVPLLLGHGAGSEVRKATGVAVFSGMLGVTLFGLFLTPVFYVVIRKLAGRLSAGRLRRQRRAMVEAHHE; from the coding sequence ATGGATTTTTCAAAGTTCTTTATCGATCGGCCGATTTTCGCCGTCGTGCTGTCGATCATTATCTTCGCTGTTGGTCTGATCGCGATTCCCTTATTGCCGGCGGGCGAGTATCCGGAGGTGGTGCCGCCGACGGTCGTTGTGCATGCAACCTATCCGGGCGCCAACCCGAAAGAGACGGCAGAGTCTGTCGCGACACCGCTTGAAGAGGCGATCAACGGTGTCGAAGGCATCATGTACATGAAGTCGGTCTCGGGCTCCGACGGCAGTCTGCAGGTGGTGGTGACGTTTCTTCCCGGCGTCGATCCCGATACCGCGGCCGTGCGCGTGCAAAACCGCGTGAGCCAGGCGCTGAGCCGATTGCCGGAGCAGGTGCGTCAGTTCGGCGTCACGACGCAAAAGCAGTCGCCCACGCCGCTGATGTATGTGAGTCTCTATTCGCCCGATAACCGCTACGACTCGCTGTATCTGCGCAACTATCTGACGTTGCGCGTAAAGGACGAGTTGTCGCGTCTGCCGGGAATCGGCGACATCGGTCTCTATGGTTCGGGCGACTATGCGATGCGCGTCTGGCTCGATCCGAACAAGCTCAATTCGCGTGGGCTGACGTCCGGCGACGTGGTCAACGCGATTCGCGAACAGAACGTGCAGGTGTCCGCCGGTCAGCTGGGCGCGGACCCGACGCCGGCCAAAACGGATTTCCTGACATCGATTAACGTTCGAGGGCGGCTGAGAACGCCGCAGGAATTCGGCGATATCGTGATCAAGAACGGCGATCAGGGCCAGGTCGTGCGGCTCTCCGACGTGGCGCGAGTCGAGCTTGCCGCAGGCGACTACACGATGCGCACGTTCAAGGACCTCGAGTACTCGTCGACGATCGGCATTTTTCTTTCGCCGGGGGCAAACTCGCTCGGCGTTGCCGATGCCGTTTACGCGAAGCTCGACGAGCTTTCGAAGAATTTCCCGCCCGGAGTCGCTTACCGCGCCGTCTGGGATCCGACGATCTTCGTGCGCGATTCGATACGCGCGGTGCAGCATACCTTGCTCGAAGCGGTGGTGCTGGTTGTGCTGGTCGTGATCCTGTTCTTGCAGACCTGGCGCGCGTCGATCATTCCGCTCGTGGCCGTGCCGGTGTCGATCGTCGGCACCTTTGCCTGGCTTTATGTGCTCGGTTTCTCGATCAATACGTTGACGCTGTTCGGCCTGGTGCTCGCAATCGGCATTGTGGTCGACGACGCGATTGTCGTGGTAGAAAACGTCGAGCGGTATATCAACGAAGGGCTCGAACCACGCGAAGCGGCGCATAAAGCGATGCGCGAAGTTTCGGGCCCGATCATCGCCATCGCACTCGTGCTGTGCTCGGTATTCGTACCGATGACCTTTCTCACCGGCGTCACGGGCCAGTTCTACAAGCAGTTTGCCGTGACGATCGCGATTTCCACGGTAATTTCCGCGATCAACTCGCTGACCTTGTCTCCTGCGCTCGCCGCAAAGCTGCTGAGGAAACACGGTAGTCACGACGACGTGGTCACGCGGGTGATCGACAAGCTCTTCGGTTGGCTGTTCCGGCCGTTCAATCGCTTCTTTCACAGCACGTCAGAACGTTACCAGTTCGCGGTTGCGAAGACGTTCAAGCGGCGCGGCGCAGTATTTGTTGTCTACGCCGCATTGCTTGCGATAACGGCGGTGCTGTTCCATAACGTGCCCGGCGGCTTTATCCCAACGCAAGACAAGCTGTATCTGTTCGCGGGTGCCAAGCTTCCCGAAGGCGCGTCGCTCGAACGTACCGATAAGGTCACGCGCAAAATCATCGAGCTTGCGCATACGGTGGAAGGCGTCGATCTCGTCACGGGATATGCCGGGTTTAACGCGTTGCAAACGGTCAATACGCCGAACCTCACGGCAACATATGTGGTGCTCAAGCCGTTCGATCAGCGCAAGCGAGGCGCCGCGGAAATCAATGCGGAGCTTAGCCGCAAGTTCGCGCAGATTCAGGACGGGTTCGCTTACGCATTGATGCCGCCGCCTATCCAGGGGCTCGGCAATGGATCCGGCTATTCGTTGTACCTGGAGGACCGCGCAGGACTCGGCTACGGCGCCTTGCAAAACGCGCTCGATACGTTCCGCGCCGCAGTCGCTAAAACGCCGGGCATGACATATCCGGTCAGTTCGTATCAGGCCAATATCCCGCAACTGGAGGTCAGGATCGATCGCGTTAAGGCCAAGGCGCAAGGCGTTGCGTTATCCGATCTGTTCGACACCTTGCAAACGTATCTTGGCTCGGTCTATGTCAACGACTTCAACCAGTTCGGACGTGTATATCGCGTGATGGTTCAGGCCGATACGCAATACCGCCAGCACGCGGCCGATATTGCGAATCTGCGTACCCGAAACTCGCAGGGAGAAATGGTGCCGATTGGCTCGATGGTGTCGATCGTTCCGACTTACGGCCCCGATCCGGTCATGCGGTACAACGGCTATCCGGCGGCGGACCTGATCGGCGACGCGGATCCGCGCGTGCTTTCGTCGGGTGAAGTGATCGACAAGCTGAACGAGATCGCCAAAGAAGTATTGCCGCGCGGCATCGAGCTCGAATACACGGATCTTAGCTATCAGCAGGTCACGCAAAGCAACGCCGCCGTGATTGTTTTTCCGCTTGCAGTGATGCTTGCGTATCTGGTGCTTGCCGCGCTGTATGAAAGCTGGACGCTACCGCTTGCCGTCATTCTGATGGTGCCCGTGTGCATGTGCGCGGCGCTCGTTGGTGTATGGCTCACGGGAGGCGACAACAACGTGTTCGTACAGGTGGGGCTTGTCGTGCTAATGGGGCTTGCATGCAAGAACGCGATCCTGATTGTCGAATTTGCGCGCGAGCTTGAAATACAGGGCAAGCCGCTTGTCGCCGCGGCGCTTGAAGCATGCCGCCTCCGTTTGCGGCCGATTGTCATGACGTCGATCGCATTTATCGCCGGGTCGGTGCCGCTTCTGCTCGGTCATGGCGCGGGCAGCGAAGTGCGGAAAGCCACGGGTGTCGCGGTGTTTTCGGGCATGCTGGGCGTCACATTGTTCGGGCTGTTCCTTACGCCGGTGTTTTATGTGGTTATCCGCAAGCTGGCAGGCCGCTTGTCCGCAGGCAGGTTAAGACGGCAACGCCGCGCGATGGTGGAGGCGCATCATGAATAA
- a CDS encoding efflux RND transporter periplasmic adaptor subunit codes for MPRKVFAALLRLFALGAFAVSFSACRNSEGAAAPPAPPSVNVATVASKPIQEWDQFNGRVSAIDTVELRARVSGYVDRVAYKEGDDVKKGDVLFVIDKRPYQDALASAEAQLARARATASLALAQDRRAQALIGGKAISVEEFETRHAAYEQSNADVRAAEAAVATARLNLGFTEVRSPIDGRAGRALLTVGNLAQADQTLLTTVVSQNPMYVYFDADEHSYLRYLERAKQGTGTGVAQKVQIGLANEDGFPHAGTVNFLDNQVDSTTGTIRARAVVPNPDHLLTPGLYAHVQFPGGQRHSAMLIDDKAVLTDQDRKYVYVLGPGDKALRKDVTLGRLIDGLRVVDAGLKDGDGVIVSGLQKIYYPGQVVKPIAGSAGNGDAKGDDKANAKGNAHADIPGNITAAAD; via the coding sequence ATGCCGCGCAAGGTCTTTGCCGCGCTGCTTCGCCTTTTCGCGCTTGGCGCTTTCGCCGTTTCATTCAGTGCATGTCGGAATTCGGAAGGCGCTGCCGCGCCGCCCGCGCCTCCATCCGTGAACGTTGCGACGGTCGCGTCTAAACCCATCCAGGAATGGGACCAGTTCAATGGGCGCGTGAGTGCGATCGATACGGTCGAGTTGCGCGCTCGAGTGAGCGGCTATGTGGACCGCGTGGCCTATAAGGAAGGCGACGATGTGAAGAAGGGCGATGTGCTTTTCGTGATCGACAAGCGGCCTTATCAGGACGCTCTCGCGAGCGCGGAGGCGCAACTCGCGCGCGCACGCGCTACGGCTTCGCTTGCGCTCGCGCAAGACCGGCGAGCCCAGGCGCTGATCGGGGGCAAGGCGATCTCGGTGGAAGAGTTCGAGACGCGGCATGCCGCGTATGAGCAGTCGAACGCCGACGTGCGGGCAGCCGAGGCTGCCGTCGCAACAGCGCGCCTGAATCTCGGCTTTACCGAAGTCCGTTCGCCGATCGACGGTCGCGCGGGCCGGGCCTTGCTGACCGTGGGGAACCTGGCTCAAGCCGATCAGACCTTGTTGACCACTGTCGTGTCGCAGAACCCGATGTATGTGTATTTCGACGCCGACGAACATAGCTATCTGCGCTATCTCGAACGGGCGAAGCAAGGGACCGGGACCGGCGTCGCGCAAAAGGTGCAAATCGGTCTTGCAAACGAAGACGGCTTTCCGCATGCAGGCACCGTCAACTTCCTCGATAACCAGGTCGATTCGACGACGGGCACGATACGCGCGCGAGCCGTGGTGCCCAACCCCGATCATCTGCTGACGCCCGGGCTCTATGCCCACGTCCAGTTCCCCGGCGGTCAGCGTCACAGTGCAATGCTGATCGATGACAAGGCGGTTCTGACGGATCAGGACCGCAAGTACGTCTATGTGCTCGGACCAGGAGATAAGGCGCTTCGCAAAGACGTGACGCTCGGGCGCTTGATCGATGGTCTTCGCGTGGTCGACGCGGGTTTGAAAGACGGAGACGGGGTAATCGTTTCGGGGCTGCAGAAGATCTACTACCCGGGGCAAGTGGTTAAACCCATAGCCGGTTCTGCGGGGAACGGAGACGCGAAAGGGGACGATAAAGCGAACGCGAAAGGGAACGCGCACGCGGACATCCCCGGAAACATCACGGCAGCGGCCGACTGA
- a CDS encoding cupin domain-containing protein, with product MNSIKTLLAASIAAVSVLCALPSAHAHGTDNALETIAPAFKTPIANVPGKTMTALVVDYKPGGKSRPHRHGDAFVVAYVLQGEIRSAVNGGEPRVYHAGESWTEAPGDHHTDSENASSTKPAKLLAIFVAADDDKDLVIWDKK from the coding sequence ATGAATTCCATCAAGACCCTTCTCGCCGCCTCAATCGCCGCCGTTTCCGTTCTGTGCGCCTTGCCATCCGCGCACGCGCATGGCACCGACAATGCGCTGGAAACCATCGCGCCCGCGTTCAAGACACCGATCGCAAATGTGCCCGGCAAGACGATGACCGCACTCGTCGTCGACTACAAGCCAGGCGGCAAGTCGCGGCCGCATCGGCATGGCGACGCGTTCGTGGTGGCCTATGTACTGCAGGGAGAAATTCGCAGCGCTGTCAACGGCGGCGAGCCGCGCGTCTACCACGCCGGCGAATCATGGACCGAAGCACCCGGCGACCATCACACGGACAGCGAAAACGCGAGCAGCACCAAGCCCGCGAAACTGCTCGCGATCTTTGTCGCCGCGGACGACGACAAAGACCTTGTGATCTGGGACAAGAAGTAA
- a CDS encoding BON domain-containing protein, producing MKRRIIQALLLGAALAVAIPPAFAQNDAATTAAPAQSSKQADRALAKAVRRALSRAQGFDVSGVFVKARGGAVTLSGSVKDGSQIAQAEQIARSVQGVTSVSNKLTLFHGGNG from the coding sequence ATGAAACGAAGGATCATTCAGGCGCTGTTACTGGGAGCCGCACTGGCTGTCGCGATTCCGCCGGCGTTCGCGCAAAACGATGCGGCCACGACCGCTGCTCCGGCCCAGTCGTCGAAACAGGCTGACCGGGCGCTGGCCAAAGCAGTGCGGCGCGCCTTGAGCAGGGCGCAGGGCTTCGACGTGTCGGGCGTGTTCGTCAAGGCGCGCGGCGGCGCGGTAACGCTAAGCGGCAGCGTCAAGGACGGCTCGCAGATCGCTCAGGCTGAACAGATAGCCCGCTCGGTGCAAGGCGTGACGTCGGTGTCGAACAAGCTGACGTTGTTCCACGGCGGCAACGGCTAG
- a CDS encoding methyl-accepting chemotaxis protein codes for MTHALAAGAADASHYDVAHSSSTRFIAKRRGAFTLQARIALTVALLAALMLAIGGFGLQGGYTANRANRDTYQNKLAATMHIGAAELLIARMRLVLGAATANADDAMTQRQIAKATEYLAQSDDAWNRFVGQPHEPGEASLIEAANQHREALRNAMLAFMDALKKGERAVADRIGTVQLSPLFNDLTTADEALKRTLYTNAQRRYEEAEHDFRTFLIASSALIAIGLLAAVVSWITLRRAIMRPLDDALGHFNAIAAGDLSRAIETRRADEMGQLLAGLQAMQAQLSKTVTAVRDSCETIGTATREIAAGTLDLSSRTEEQAASLEETAASMSELTATVKQNADHAQQARGLADDASSAAQSSSAVIGRMTGTMSRIDVSSRKIADITGIIDGIAFQTNILALNAAVEAARAGEHGRGFAVVAAEVRALAQHSSSAAKQIGELIADSVSAAADGTGLVTEAEQAMQQVLTTVQRFALVMNEIVAAALEQRTGIEQVDTAISLMDSITQQNAALVEQASAAAQALDQQSQDLARQVAVFSVR; via the coding sequence ATGACGCACGCTCTGGCCGCCGGCGCGGCTGACGCATCACATTACGACGTCGCGCATAGCTCAAGCACGCGATTCATCGCAAAGCGCCGCGGCGCCTTCACGCTGCAAGCGCGCATTGCCTTGACGGTCGCGTTGCTTGCAGCGCTGATGCTTGCGATCGGCGGTTTTGGTCTGCAAGGCGGCTATACGGCGAACCGCGCGAATCGCGATACCTATCAGAACAAGCTGGCCGCCACGATGCATATCGGCGCAGCCGAATTGTTGATCGCACGCATGCGCCTCGTGCTCGGCGCGGCAACCGCAAATGCCGACGACGCGATGACGCAGCGCCAGATTGCAAAGGCGACCGAATACCTCGCGCAATCGGACGACGCCTGGAATCGCTTCGTCGGGCAGCCTCACGAGCCGGGCGAAGCGTCGCTGATCGAAGCGGCGAACCAGCACCGCGAGGCGCTGCGCAACGCGATGCTCGCGTTTATGGATGCGCTGAAAAAGGGCGAGCGCGCCGTGGCCGATCGTATCGGCACCGTGCAACTGAGCCCGCTTTTCAACGATTTGACCACCGCTGACGAAGCGTTGAAGCGCACTCTCTATACGAATGCGCAGCGCCGTTACGAAGAGGCTGAACATGACTTCAGAACTTTTCTGATCGCATCGTCGGCGCTGATCGCGATCGGGCTGCTGGCCGCCGTGGTCAGCTGGATCACGTTGCGCCGCGCGATCATGCGTCCGCTCGACGACGCACTCGGTCATTTCAACGCGATCGCGGCCGGCGACCTGAGCCGCGCGATCGAGACGCGCCGTGCGGACGAAATGGGGCAATTGCTCGCCGGCCTGCAAGCGATGCAGGCCCAGCTATCGAAAACGGTGACGGCGGTACGCGACAGTTGCGAAACGATCGGCACCGCGACGCGCGAGATTGCCGCTGGCACGCTAGACCTGTCGTCGCGCACCGAAGAGCAGGCGGCCTCGCTCGAGGAAACGGCGGCAAGCATGAGCGAGCTCACCGCGACGGTCAAGCAGAATGCCGACCACGCTCAGCAGGCGCGCGGCCTCGCTGACGACGCTTCGTCCGCTGCGCAAAGCAGCAGTGCGGTGATCGGCCGCATGACGGGCACGATGAGCCGCATCGACGTGAGTTCGCGCAAGATCGCGGATATCACCGGCATTATCGACGGCATCGCGTTTCAGACGAATATCCTCGCGTTGAATGCCGCCGTCGAAGCAGCGCGCGCCGGCGAACATGGCCGCGGTTTTGCGGTGGTCGCCGCGGAAGTGCGCGCGCTTGCGCAGCATTCGTCGTCCGCGGCAAAACAGATCGGTGAGCTGATCGCGGATTCCGTAAGCGCAGCGGCCGACGGTACGGGGCTGGTGACCGAAGCCGAGCAGGCGATGCAACAGGTGCTCACCACGGTGCAACGCTTTGCGCTGGTGATGAACGAGATCGTGGCGGCCGCGCTCGAGCAGCGCACCGGCATCGAACAGGTCGACACGGCAATCAGTCTGATGGATTCGATTACGCAGCAAAATGCGGCGCTGGTCGAACAGGCTAGTGCGGCGGCCCAGGCGCTCGATCAGCAGTCGCAGGATCTCGCGCGCCAGGTCGCGGTGTTTAGCGTTCGCTGA
- a CDS encoding MFS transporter, whose translation MQADRTFNIATLVEEQKTGRFAVGLLFWCFMIMLMDGYDQTAVSFAAPAIIKEWHVARGGFGAVFGAGLLGTLIGSFIFGYIGDRFGRKKAIVSGSLFFGALTLASVWVTSLNELMLLRFIAGIGMGGVIPNSVALVAEYAPKRLRATWVTLMFSGFSIGAGSGGLVSSSLIHRYGWPVMFVVGGGGSLLVAVLLIFTLPESAKLLVVRQRSVDAVRKLVARLRPELQIPADAQFIAGEVQEKKRFVLKLIFSDGLAGITPLLWIVFIVNSMTLYFLQNWLPILMEGIGINPQGAGLITTMFSVGGVIGGLVLCRFVDRHGVLAIISLPALGAPVAAALGFTTSQAWLMLAVFATGFCVVGAQYGLYAVAGMIYPTSFRSAGVGSAISVGKIGSVSGPVIGGLLLSMHLPIAQLFYAAALLFVVTAVFSAVLSLLYRVRFGAQHAQNAQQNMAPHNAAAAKTVEPIQRSSVLGDS comes from the coding sequence ATGCAAGCAGACCGGACATTCAATATCGCGACACTGGTAGAAGAACAAAAGACGGGGCGTTTCGCCGTCGGGCTGTTGTTCTGGTGTTTCATGATCATGCTGATGGACGGCTACGATCAGACGGCCGTGTCGTTCGCGGCGCCCGCCATCATCAAGGAATGGCACGTCGCGCGCGGCGGGTTCGGTGCGGTGTTCGGCGCGGGCCTGTTGGGCACGCTGATCGGCTCGTTTATCTTCGGTTATATCGGCGACCGCTTCGGCCGCAAGAAGGCAATCGTTTCGGGCAGCCTGTTTTTCGGTGCGTTGACGCTGGCATCGGTGTGGGTCACATCGTTGAACGAACTGATGCTGCTGCGTTTTATCGCGGGTATCGGCATGGGCGGCGTGATTCCGAATTCGGTTGCACTGGTTGCCGAATATGCGCCCAAGCGCTTGCGCGCAACGTGGGTCACGCTGATGTTCTCGGGCTTTTCGATCGGCGCCGGGTCCGGCGGGCTCGTTTCGTCATCGCTGATTCATCGTTACGGCTGGCCGGTGATGTTCGTCGTCGGTGGCGGCGGATCGCTGCTCGTCGCGGTGCTGCTGATTTTCACGCTGCCCGAATCGGCGAAGCTGCTGGTCGTGCGCCAGCGCAGTGTGGACGCGGTGCGCAAGCTCGTCGCGCGGTTGCGCCCGGAATTGCAGATTCCCGCGGACGCGCAATTTATCGCCGGCGAAGTGCAGGAGAAAAAGCGCTTCGTGCTGAAGCTGATTTTCTCCGACGGCCTTGCCGGTATCACGCCGCTGCTCTGGATCGTGTTTATCGTGAACTCGATGACGCTCTACTTCCTGCAGAACTGGCTGCCGATTCTGATGGAAGGCATCGGCATCAATCCGCAGGGAGCCGGGCTCATTACGACGATGTTCTCGGTCGGTGGCGTGATCGGTGGCCTCGTGCTGTGCCGCTTTGTCGATCGCCACGGCGTGCTCGCGATCATCTCGCTGCCGGCACTCGGCGCACCGGTCGCTGCCGCGCTCGGCTTCACGACGTCGCAAGCGTGGCTGATGCTGGCCGTGTTTGCCACCGGCTTTTGCGTGGTCGGCGCGCAATACGGGCTCTATGCGGTAGCTGGCATGATCTATCCGACCTCGTTCCGCTCGGCCGGTGTGGGCAGTGCGATTTCGGTCGGCAAGATCGGCTCGGTGTCGGGGCCTGTGATCGGCGGCTTGCTGCTGTCGATGCACTTGCCGATCGCACAGCTGTTCTATGCGGCTGCGCTGCTGTTTGTGGTGACAGCGGTGTTTTCGGCGGTGCTGTCGCTGCTCTATCGCGTGCGCTTTGGGGCGCAGCATGCCCAGAACGCTCAGCAAAACATGGCTCCACATAATGCGGCTGCCGCTAAGACCGTGGAGCCGATACAAAGAAGCTCGGTGCTCGGCGATTCATAA